A genomic window from Solanum stenotomum isolate F172 unplaced genomic scaffold, ASM1918654v1 scaffold12411, whole genome shotgun sequence includes:
- the LOC125849981 gene encoding BTB/POZ domain-containing protein POB1-like → MYCNTLSAKTPTGLLDVLMVADKFEAASCMRYCSNELQNQPMTTETALLYLDLPSKVLKVNVVRPLADAANVFLLVRFTDITKFEKEALSLSLSGIEVVLSSDLLEIASEDVVYDFALKWARMHYPKLEERREVWTSHLCFLIRFPAMTCTKLKEIMTCNDFGRQLASKFVLEALFYKAEPPYQQGEIAARVENAFNKCYVERAYKLRPVKALEFEAPHQQSVVYLDLKSDECNDLFPEGKLFSQGFHLGGQELFLSAHCNIEQQGVYHCLGLFLGMQGEESQPLAVDYEFSVRVKPDNEFVSMYKGSHTLSSGIVVGCHNLCGVTWTPFLSEDSLYFIDEILHIRADITVIRE, encoded by the exons ATGTATTGTAATACATTATCAGCTAAAACACCAACTGGTCTGCTTGATGTGTTGATGGTTGCTGATAAGTTTGAGGCGGCGTCATGCATGAGATACTGCAGCAATGAATTGCAGAATCAACCCATGACAACTGAAACCGCGTTGCTTTATTTGGATCTTCCTTCCAAAGTATTAAAGGTTAATGTTGTTCGGCCGTTGGCAGACGCTGCCAACGTGTTCCTTCTTGTTCGTTTTACAGACATAACAAA GTTCGAAAAAGAGGCATTGAGTTTGTCTCTTTCTGGAATTGAGGTTGTTCTGTCCAGTGATCTTCTTGAGATTGCATCAGAGGATGTTGTCTATGACTTTGCATTGAAGTGGGCTCGTATGCATTACCCAAAGCTTGAGGAACGGCGAGAAGTATGGACCTCACATCTCTGTTTCCTCATTCGGTTTCCAGCCATGACATGCACAAAGCTGAAGGAAATCATGACGTGCAATGACTTTGGTCGTCAGCTTGCTTCAAAGTTTGTCTTGGAGGCTCTTTTTTACAAGGCCGAACCACCGTATCAGCAGGGTGAAATTGCTGCCAGGGTGGAGAATGCTTTCAACAAATGTTATGTGGAACGGGCATACAAACTCAGACCTGTTAAAGCTCTCGAGTTTGAAGCACCTCATCAGCAGTCTGTTGTGTACCTAGATTTGAAAAGTGATGAGTGTAATGACCTCTTTCCTGAAGGTAAACTCTTTTCACAGGGTTTCCATTTGGGTGGACAAGAGCTTTTCCTTTCCGCACATTGCAACATAGAGCAACAAGGTGTTTACCATTGCTTGGGGTTGTTCCTGGGCATGCAAGGGGAGGAGTCTCAGCCACTTGCAGTTGATTACGAGTTTTCAGTGCGTGTGAAACCAGACAACGAATTTGTGAGCATGTATAAGGGAAGCCACACCTTGAGTAGTGGCATCGTTGTGGGGTGCCACAACCTTTGTGGTGTAACTTGGACCCCTTTTCTGAGTGAAGATAGTTTGTATTTCATCGATGAAATTCTGCATATTCGTGCTGATATTACTGTGATCAGGGAATGA